The region TCTGCAAACGTTCTCTGgcaactctgccatcgtcggcctcatcacagacgacgaggacagggcgtacagacaactgacccaggactttgtggactggGGCCAGCGGAACCCCCTCTGGATCAACGCTGGgagaaccagggagatggtggtggattcccacaggtccccccgacaccggtgaacatagacaatagacaacagacaataggtgcaggaggaggccattcggcccttcgagccagcaccgccattcaatgtgatcatggctgatcattctcaatcagtaccccgttcctgccttctccccataccccctgactccgctatccttaagagctctatctagctctctcttaaatgcattcagagaattggcctccactgccttctgagacagagaattccacagattcacaactctctgactgaaaaagttcttcctcatctcagttctaaatggtctaccccttattcttaaactgtggcccctggttctggactccaccaacattgggaacatgtttcctgcctctaacgtgtccaaccccttaataatcttatacgttttgataagatcccctctcatctttctaaattccactgtatacaagctccagtctttcaacatacgacagtcccgccattccgggaattaacctagtaaacctacgctacacgccgtcaatagcaagattatccttcctcaaatttggagaccaaaactgcacacagtactccaggtgcggtctcactagggccctgtacaactgcagaaggacctctttgctcctatactcaactcctcttgttatgaaggccaacattccattggctttcttcactgcctgctgtacctgcatgcttcctttcagtgacagatgcacttggacacccagatctcgttgtacgtccccttttcctaacttgacaccattcagataataatctgccttcatattcttaccaccaaagtggataacctcactaatgaatgcttatttatttttgcaatccactttgctgctgtaagccTGCaaatttcagaagaagggtctggacccgaaacgtcacccaattccttctctccacagatgctgcctgacagatgctgggttactccaccatttctCGACTACCTTCGATtgacagcagcatctgcagttgttttccagcTTATATCCTGGTGGTCGCAGTACGGACGTCACTCTGTCCGCGGGACGACTTCAAGTTGGTGTCGTCCTCCAGTCCCTTAGAGGTGAAGAGGTTGGCCAGGTTCTTCCTGAACTTCACGCCGATGAAGGCGTAGAGGACTGGGTTGACGCAGCTGTGAAGGAAGGCCAGGCACTGGGTGGCGAGGAGGGCCCTATCCAGGTGATCCCGCATGGGGCAGGTGAACCTGATGCGCCCCAGTCTCAGGAGCATGTCCACTGTCATGGTCAGGTGGTAGGGCAGCCAGCAGGCCAGGAATGCCAGCACCACCGCCACGATCACCTTCATGGCTTTCTGCTTCTGGAAGCCCTTGGTCTGGCACAGCCTCCACACGGTCATGGTGTAGCAGAAGCCCATGGTGGCCAGCGGCAACAGGAAGCCGATCACCAGGCGGCTAAATTTGGTGCTCACTTTCCACGGTTTGTCAAAATCGCCGTCGTGCTCCTCGTTGCAGACGGACCGGTCGGTCTCGATGTCGTAGAACTCCCCCTTGTACAGGACGGGCAGGGACAGGAGCAGGGCCGAGAGCCAGACGGCCGCGCACGCCAGCTTGACCATCCACGGCCTCCCGTGACCGTGCGAGCGGGCGGGGCAGACGATGGCCAGGTAACGGTCCACGCTGATGCAGGCCAGCAGTAGGATGCCACTGTAGAAGTTCACCTCCTGCAACATATTGACCACCTTACACATGGCGTCACCAAACACCCAGCCCCACACCGCGTCCACCGCCCAGAAGGGCAGGGAGAGGGCGAAGAGAAGGTCGGCCGTGGCCAGGTGGAGCAGGAACACGTCCGTGGATGAGATGGTGCGGCGGTTGTGAAGGATGACGACCATCACCAACAGGTTGCCGATCACGGCCAGCAGACACACCAGGCCGCAGACTGCCGCCGTGAAGCGCTTCATGGCCACAAACTCCCTCAGCTGACACGGAGAAGGCCCCGAAATAGACGGGAAGGGAAAGTAGTCATCTCCGTTTAACACGGCTGTGCTGGGCATCTGGGTAGACATtccctgcaacaacaaaaaagattcGCAAATGGGatgttgagattagtttagagatacagatccaCACAAAGGGcggacacagagtggtggagtaactcagcgggtcaggcagcatctgtggagaacatggataggtgacatttcacagagtgccggagtaactcagcgggtcaggcagcatctgtggtgagaaggaatgggtaacgtttcgggtcaagactcttcttcagactgatgtcaggggaggaagtgggacaaagatagaatgtagtcggagacaggaagactagtgggagaactgggaagagggaggatagaagtcttcctgtctccgactaacttctatctttgtcccgccccttcccctgacatccgtctgaagggtctcgacccgaaacgtcacccattccttctctgcagagatgctgcctgacccgctgagttaatccagatgtttgtgtctaccttcggtttgaatCACCATCTGCATCTTCTACCCTGCAATAAGGCtggtgaacactgcacaacactgacctcagcaactgtgatctttatGGACCTTGTCTTTGGCTGCACAATGCACTATTATGCTTACCTAGTATTATTAAGAACAAGATTGACTGTTAACTTGACAGGTGACAAATTTGGAACTTGTAGAAACCAATGATACAATTACTTACACATCAACAGTAACCACGAACAAGTCATTAAACTGTTCTTAAAGCTGCAACGTCaagtcacaagaaactgcagatgctggtattctgataaaacactaagtgctggaggaactccgtgagtcaggcagcatctggagaggaaaggaggctcccaacccagaacgttactccagcactctgtgaaacgtcacctatccatgttctccacagatgctgcccgaactgttgagttactccagaactttgtgtctactttttatACAAGCACCttaattccttgtatctgcatcagTGGTTGGgacggacagacaacgttttgggttgggatccttcttcagatgttagtttgttagcttagtttattgtaacgtgtactgaggtacagtgaaaagcttttatgctgcgtgatatccagtcagcggaaagactgcacatgattacaattgagagaATAATGCTTAGtcctgtaaagtccaattaaagatagtctgagggtctccaacgaggtagatgggaggtcaggaccgctctctagttggtgagaggacggtccagttgcctgataacagccgggaagaaactgcccctgaatctggaggtgtgcgttttcacacttctgtacctcttgcccgatgggagaggggagaagagggagtgaccggggtgagactggtccttgattatgctgctggccttgccgaggcagcgtgaggtgtagatggaggcggtgggagggagggaggttgaactggcctcaactaccttctgtggcagagaattccacagattcaccactctctgtgtgaaaaaaaactttcatctcggtcctaaaagacatcccccttatccttaaactgtgaccccttgttctggacttccccgacatcgggaacaatcttcctgcatctagcctgtccaaccccttaagaattttgtaagtttctataagatcccccctcaatcttctaaattccagcgagtacaagccgagtctatcccgtctttcttcatatgaaagtcctgccatcccaggaatcaatctggtgaaccttctctgcactccccctatggcaagaatgtctttcctcagattaggagaccaaaactgtatgcaatactccaggtgtggtctcaccaatgccctgtacaactgcagcagaacctccctgctcctatactcaaatcccctcgctatgaatgccaacataccgttcgctttcttcactgcctgctgcacctgcatgcctagttTCAAttgctggtgcaccacgacacccaggtcacgttgcatctccccttctcctaatcggccaccattcaggtaatagtctgctttcctgttcttgccaccaaagtggataacctcacatttatccacattatactgcatctgccatgcctttgcccactgacctaacctatccaagtcaccttgcagcctcctagcatcctcctcacagctaacactgccccccagcttcgtgtcatctgcaaacttggagatgttgcattcaattccctcatccaaatcattaatatatattgtaaagagctggggtcccagcactgagccttgcggtaccccacttgtcactgcctgccattctgaaaaggacccgtttattcctactctttgcttcctgtctgccaaccagttctctatcctcatcaatactgaacccacaataccgtgtgctttaagtttgcatactaatctcttatgtgggaccttgtcgaaagccttctggaagtccagatataatacATCcattggttctcccttatccactctactagttacatcctcgaaagatTTTATaaaattcgtcagacatgatttacctttcataaatccatgctgactttgtccaatgatttcaccactttccaaatgtgctgctatcccatctttaataactggctctagcattttccccactaccgatgttagactaactggtctgtaattccccgttttctctctccctccctttttgaaaagtggggttacattagctaccctccaatcctcaggaactactccagaatccaaagagtttagaaaaattatcactaatgcatccactatttctggggctacttccttaagcactctgggatgcagcctatctggccctggggatttatcggcctttaatccattcaatttaactaacaccacttcccgactaacctggatttctcagttcctccatctcattcgacccccggtcccctgctatttccggcagattatttatgtcttccttagtcccgccatcccggggactaacctggtgaacctacgcggcactgcctcaatagcaaggatgtccttcctcaaattaggagaccaaaactgcacacaatatctcAGAtttggtctcgccagggcccttttaccactgcagaaggacgtctttgatCCTGTACACAAATCctgtcgttatgaaggccagcaagccattagctttcttcactgcctgctgtacaagtcacctgtccatgttctccacagatgctgcctgacccgctgagttactccagcactctgtgaaatgtcacctatccatgttctccacagatgctgcctggcccgctgagttactccagcacattcagGAGTTCAtaactttgaaacatagaaattgtagttcaatatgattatggctcatCGTCTAAAGTCATTCctacttttccccatatcccttgattcctttagcccaaagtgctaaatctaacgtagacacaaaatgctggagtaactcagcgggtcaggtagcatccctggagagaaggaatgggtgacgtttcgggtcgagacccttcttcagacctaaactTACCtacacagctaaatctaactctctcttgcaaacattcaatgaattggcctccactgccctctgtagcagagaattccacaaattcacaactctggctgaagaagtttatcctcatctcagtcctaaatggcctcccccttattcttaaactgtggaccctggttctggactcccccaacatcgggaacatttttccggcatctagcctgtccaatcctttaaggattttatctgtttctataagatccctaaaTTCTGggcacccaattctcctgccttctccccataacccctgacacccgcacaaatcaagaatctatctatctctgccttaaaattatctactgacttgtggcctccacagccgtctgtggcaaagaatcccacagattcaccaccctctgactgaaggaattcctcctcatctccttcctaaaggaacgtcctttaattctgagactgtgccctctggtcctagactctcccactagtggaaacatcttctccacttccactctaaccTGTCCTTTGTTtggaaactagcacctgcagttccttgtgttacgAGTGTGGTTGGATTGGATAGACGatattttggttcgggacccttagacaatagaatagacaatagaaaataggtgcaggagaaggccattcggtccttcgagccagcaccgccattcaatgtgatcatggctgatcattctcaatcagtaccccgttcctgccttctccccataccccctgactccgctatccttaagagctctatctagctctctcttggatgtattcagagaattggcctccactgccctctgaggcagagaatttcacagattcacaactctctgactaaaaaagtttttcctcatctctgttctaaatggcctaccccttattcttaaactgtggcccctggttctggactccccaacattgggaacatgtttcctgcctctaacgtgtccaacctcttaataattttatacgtttcgataagatcccctctcgtccttctaaattccagtgtatacaaacctagtcgctccagtctttcaacatatgacagtcccgccattccgggaattaacctagtaaacctacgctgcgcgccctcaatagcaagaatatccttcctcaaatttggagaccaaaactgcacacagtactccaggtgcggtctcacaagggccctgtacaactgcagaaggacctctttgctcctatactcaactcctcttgttatgaaggccaacattccattggctttcttcactgcctgctgtacctacatgcttcctttcagtgactgatgcactaagacacccagatcacgttgtacgtccccttttcctaacttgacaccattcagataataatctgccttcatattcttaccaccaaagtggataacctcacacttatctgccatgcatccgtccactcacacaacctgtccaagtcaccctgcaacctcatagcatcttcctcacagttcacaataccacccagctttgtatcatcggcaaatttgctaatggttcttttaatcccttcatgcaagtcattgatgtatattgtaaatagctgcggtcccagcaccgagccttgcggtaccccaatagtcactgcctgccattctgaaagggacccatttatcctcactctttgctttctgtctgtcaaccaactttctatccatgtcagtaccctacctccaataccatgtgctctaattttgcacaccaatgtcctatgtgggaccgtgtcgaaggctttctgaaagtcgaggtacaccacatccaccggctctcccctgtcaattttcctagttacatcctcaaataattccagtagattagtcaagcacgatttccccttcgtaaatccatgctgactcggaacgatcctgttactgcgatccaaatgctcagcaatttcatcttttataattgactccagcatcttccccaccactgatgtcagactaactggtctataatttcccgttttctctctccctcctttcttaaaaagtgggataacattagctaccctccaatccacaggaactgacccggaatctatagaacattggaaaataatcactaatgcgtccacaatttctagagccacctccttaagcaccctgggatgcagaccatcaggccctggggatttatcagccttgagtcccatcagtctacccaaaactttttcctgcctaatgtggatttcctccagttcctccgttaccctaggatctctggccactagaacatctgggagattgtttgtatcctccttagtgaagacagatccaatgtaccggttcaactcgtctgccatttccttgttccccataataaattcccctgctactgtcttcaagggacccacatttgccttgactatttttttcctcttcacatacctaaaaaagcttttactatcctcctttatattattggctagtttaccctcgtacctcatcttttctccccgtattgcctttttagttatcttctgttgctctttaaaagagtcccaatcctctggcttcccactcttctttgctatgttatacttcttcccttttatttttatgctgtccttgacttcccttgtcagccacgggtgcctcttactccccttagaatctttcctcctctttgggataaattgatcctgcaacttctgcattattcccaggaatacctgccattgctgttccacagtcttccctgctagggcctccttccagtcaattttgaccagctcctgcctcatgcctccgtaatcccctttgccatactgtaatactgacacctccgattttcccttctccctctcaatttgtagattaaaacttatcacattgtggtcactgcctcctaatggctcttttacctcaagtccccttatcaggtcaggttcattacataatactaaatccagaattgcctctcCCTggtaggcccttcttcagatctgtttaatttagtttagatcgtAGATATGCacgaaaatctggagtaactcagcggctcagacagcacctctggtgaaaacgcacaggtgacgtttcgggtcgagactctttttcagtctgaagaagggtcttcaaaccgaaacgccacctattccttttctccagagatgctgtctgacccgctgagttactccatctttttagaaacatagaaaataggtgcaggaggaagccatttggcccttcgagccagcaccgccaatcattgtgatcacggctgatcatctacaatcagtaacccgtgcctgccttctccccatatcccttgattccaatagctgctagagctctatctaactctcttttaaatccatccagtgtattggccaccactgcctttgtggcagagaattccacaaattcacaactctctgggtgaaaaagttttttctcacctcagttttaaatggcctaccttttattcttagactgtgtggcccctggttctggaattttttagactgtggcccctggttctggagcccatctatggaagggagattggtttgtgcgatggtctgggctgctggccttgccgaggcagcgtgaggtgtagatggaggcggtgggagggagtttggtttgtgcgatggtctgggctgctggccttgccgaggcagcgtgaggtgtagatggaggcggtggaagggaggttggttggtgtgatggtctgggctgcgtccacaactctctgcggttTCTcgtgggtcttggatggagctgttcccaaaccatgctgcgatgcgTCCCGATGCGAGAGAGTTTAACGTAAACACCAGTGAATAAAAGACTTTACCTGCCGGTTGAAAGGA is a window of Rhinoraja longicauda isolate Sanriku21f chromosome 8, sRhiLon1.1, whole genome shotgun sequence DNA encoding:
- the LOC144596127 gene encoding C-X-C chemokine receptor type 2-like — translated: MSTQMPSTAVLNGDDYFPFPSISGPSPCQLREFVAMKRFTAAVCGLVCLLAVIGNLLVMVVILHNRRTISSTDVFLLHLATADLLFALSLPFWAVDAVWGWVFGDAMCKVVNMLQEVNFYSGILLLACISVDRYLAIVCPARSHGHGRPWMVKLACAAVWLSALLLSLPVLYKGEFYDIETDRSVCNEEHDGDFDKPWKVSTKFSRLVIGFLLPLATMGFCYTMTVWRLCQTKGFQKQKAMKVIVAVVLAFLACWLPYHLTMTVDMLLRLGRIRFTCPMRDHLDRALLATQCLAFLHSCVNPVLYAFIGVKFRKNLANLFTSKGLEDDTNLKSSRGQSDVRTATTRI